Below is a genomic region from Sorghum bicolor cultivar BTx623 chromosome 9, Sorghum_bicolor_NCBIv3, whole genome shotgun sequence.
GGAGCCCCTCGTAAGAGGCCCTACAAACAGCCTCTAAAATCGTACACATAATATATCATGTatagatatatagatatataagtATAATTCATGTATAAAAAAGCTAAACTGTATTTTAATTTTCATTTCGCCATAgcaggagaaaaaaaaatactagtaTTAGTCCTTGAAAAGGCAGGGCAGGAAGAAAGAAACGGAAAAGAGTTTTTTTAATTGTGTAATAAAATCCCGCAAAAAGGGTGTGACTCATGTGAGCAAGTAAAAAGGCCCCGGAtttcgaaaaaaaaaagggggccCATGCCTCACACGTCTAGCAGTAGTACATACACGGTGCTGCAGCACTCGGCGCACTAGTGGACGGAACGGCGGTGCCTGCCTCTGCTGCTGtgtcctcttctcttctctctcttccGCGATTCCCGAGACAAAAGCCCCTCCCCTCCCACTCCCACACCCAGTGGCAGTAGTGCAGGGCACTGGGCTGGCTGGGGCACGCAGCCTCTGCGAGgcctccgccaccgccaccacaaCCACACAATTCTTTCTCCATCGCAGCGTCACCGTGCCTGCTCCCGTCGTCTTCCTCTTTCTCGCGTGCACGCACACAGACAAAGGCAGGGAACCAAACCATTTCTTCCCCCAAAGCCCCAAACCAAAACCCCCCTTTTCTCTTCCCCACCCGTGACGCCGGCGGAGGCCCCGCCGGATCGCGGCGCGCAATGCCGTTGCCGCCGCCTCCCGCCTTCCTAcccttcctcctcctctccctgcagctgctgctgctgctcccggCCGCTACCACTTCCACCACCCGAACAAATGCCACCCTCCCGCTTCCGCCGCCTCCACCACCGCATCCtccccaccgccaccaccacaccGCGTCTCCTCGCGCCCcgctgacgccgccgccgccgcccagccTGACCCCTCCTCCGCCGCACCCTACACCCTCTCCCGTCGCCGTGCCGCCGGCTCAGGCGCCGCCCCCGACGCCACAGCCCACGCCCACGCCAGCGCCGCCGGTCACCACTTCGCCGACGCCCAAGTACCCGTCCTCCTCCGCCACTCCCTCCACCGGGGATCCATACCCCTTCACCAACAACCCCTTCTTCCCAACAGCcaactcgccgccgccgccaacgccAGCCGCCGAGACACAGCCCTCCGGTGACGGCGGCCTCCCGACGTTCCCGGCCAACATCTCCACCCTGGTCGCCCCGACCCCGCGCGCCTCCGGCTCCCACCGCTTCCCCGTGCTCCAGGCGCTGCTCCTCTCCCTGCTCTCCctctgcctcctcctcctctccgcgCTCCTCTCCATCCACCTCGTCCGCCGCCTCCGccaccgcggcggcggccgctccGGCGCCACGGcgtcctccgcctccgccgcccacCGCCGCGCCGCAAGCaaccacgacgacgacgatgacgggGACGAGGAGGGACGCAGCCTCAAGCCGCCGCCAAtgcccacctcctccaccaacccCAGCACCGAGTTTCTCTACCTCGGCACCCTCGCCACCCCGCCGCCGTCGGGACCGCAGCACCCCGGGACCAGCTCCAATCTACGCCctggctcgccggagctccgccctCTGCCGCCGCTTCCGCGCGTCGGACCGCCGTCCGGCGAGTTCGCATCCCGCAGCTCCGCCTCCGACCCCAGCACCGTGcctcccgccgccgctgccgatgCCTCGTCCTCCTCGCTCTCTCCCTCCTCGCCGTCGGCTTCCTCACCCACGCTCGGCTCCAGCCCCGTCCATTTCCGCCCGCCGTCCATCCCGCAGCCGCGTGGCCGAGCTCCCAATCCGTCGCCACCTAAACGGAGGCCGTCGCCGCCCAAGGGTGCTGCGGAGCCCGTGGCGGCGCACGCGTGGAACCCCTTCGTGCCGCAGCCGCCGCGACAGGCAGTTGCTTCGTCAGATGATGGTGACTCCGATCAGATGATGGACCTGCGCAAATCGCGGCCTTTGCACTCGGACAAGCTCAAGCCAGGCTCTTTGCAGTAAGACCAAATCTTCCCGTTCCCTCCTCTTCTTCTTGCAGATCCGATTCGATTTCTTGAGTTGCCTCTCTTTGCCCTGTGTGCTATAGCATGAAGGACGAGGTGATTCAGCTATACCTCAACAACTCGGCGGCCCTTGCGACACCAAGGGAGGTGTGTTTGTTTGGTGCCCTCAGGTGTCATGGCATCGGCATGATTGTGGGGGCATTGGGAGTTTCCAAGGAGCAACTGAGGGATGCACTCTTGGAAGGTATATATAGACTGATCTTTCCTCCTATCATCAGTCAACCCAGGTTGAGTTTTCTCTGAATAATGCTGACAAAATTGCAATCTTTGTTCCACGAAAGTACTCTAGTGTTTATTACTTGTGGGGGGACCTTCAAATTGGTGGTTGTGCCATTGACCATGTTTGTAGCATCACATGGTGCCTTGTTGATTATTATGAGTTACATGAATGATTGTCTCTGATAAACGTTGGGGCCTTACCAATGGGCCACACGTCATATGCCCCTCCTACTGTCATACGTTTTGAAAA
It encodes:
- the LOC8066589 gene encoding formin-like protein 14; the protein is MPLPPPPAFLPFLLLSLQLLLLLPAATTSTTRTNATLPLPPPPPPHPPHRHHHTASPRAPLTPPPPPSLTPPPPHPTPSPVAVPPAQAPPPTPQPTPTPAPPVTTSPTPKYPSSSATPSTGDPYPFTNNPFFPTANSPPPPTPAAETQPSGDGGLPTFPANISTLVAPTPRASGSHRFPVLQALLLSLLSLCLLLLSALLSIHLVRRLRHRGGGRSGATASSASAAHRRAASNHDDDDDGDEEGRSLKPPPMPTSSTNPSTEFLYLGTLATPPPSGPQHPGTSSNLRPGSPELRPLPPLPRVGPPSGEFASRSSASDPSTVPPAAAADASSSSLSPSSPSASSPTLGSSPVHFRPPSIPQPRGRAPNPSPPKRRPSPPKGAAEPVAAHAWNPFVPQPPRQAVASSDDGDSDQMMDLRKSRPLHSDKLKPGSLHMKDEVIQLYLNNSAALATPREVCLFGALRCHGIGMIVGALGVSKEQLRDALLEGNAHGLGVEALRMLTQMVLSNEEELNLKYFKDDSLTRLCPVDAFLKAMLDVPFAFKRVDAMLYIASFYLEINQLRMSYAILEGACQEMRNSRLFHKVLEAVVNFGNFMNTNSGSPCSKGLEPNTVLKIADVKGADGKAALMQFLVQEIVKPEGYNVMEDGSGTCKMNASILQYDAECRKHGLEIVTKLAAELSNTKKATSIDITRLSRSVSELGMGLGKVHDVVRLNSMVTSADSARRFHNTMSTFLRHAEEEILKLQSQESICLSSVKEMAEWFIGVESGNDEAHMFRIFAGVREFLAMLDRICKEAGEVNSNNWVGATTASWMAAPMGMTP